In Bifidobacterium adolescentis ATCC 15703, the sequence GTACGTTGCGGTACAACCAAGCCAAGGCGATCATACTGGCGCAGCGTCTGCGGATGCACGTTGGCGAGCTCGCCGGCCGCACCGACCGAGAAGACGGGCAGCTCGATGTCGAAACCGACTTCGGCGGCACCGTCCAGGTCGGCCCGGCCGGCCACGATCGCCATGGCGCACATTTCATACAGCCGCTTGATCTGCCGTGCGGCGCGCGCTTGGGAGGCTTGGGAAGTCCGCGATGAGCGTGCCATGGCGGTCAGCGCTCCCGAGCGAGCTCGTCGGCGAAGTCACCGCACGCCTTGTCGAATTCCTTCGCGGCATGCTTGGCAACGAGGTTCGGATGCTCCGGAATGCGGATCTCCACACGGCCGACCAAATCGCCGTTCTCGTGCGGATTGGCCACGCCCTTGCCTGCGATGCGCACTTCCGCGCCGCTGGACGAGCCGGCAGGCACTTTGAAGGCGATTTCGTTTCCGTCGATATCCGTGGCCGTCACTTTCGCGCCGTTCACGGCTTGGCTGACGGTGATGGGCAGCGGCATGATGATGTCACGTCCGCGCAGGGTGAATTTCGGGTCTTCGGCGACGGTGATATGCAGGTACAGATCGCCGTTTTTGCCGCCATTGCGGCCCGGCTTGCCCTTACCGGTGAGACGGATCTTCTGCCCGTCACGCACGCCGGCGGGGATGTGCGTCTTGAACTTCTTGCCGTCCGCGGACAGCGAAACCGTGGCTCCCTTGACGGCCTGGCGGAAGGTCAGACGAATCTTGGAGTTGCGGTCCTCGCCGTTTTCCGGCTGCGGCTGCTCGTAATCGTCAGCGCCGTAGCGTTCGTAGGCGGAGCCTGCGCCCGGGCCGCCCGCACCGCCACCGAACATCGAGAAGATGTCGTTGAGGTTCGGATTGCCGCCGCCATTGGTCTGGAAGCGAATGCGCGAGCCGTTGCCGCCCATGCCTGCGCCGCCACCGAACATCGAGCCGAAGATGTCGGAGAACGCGCCCGCGTCGAAGCCGCCCTGGCCGGAACCGCCGGCGAAACGCGCGCCGCCCATGCCGAACTGGCGAATCGCATCGTATTTCTGACGATTCTCCTTGTTGCTCAGCACGTCGTACGCTTCGGAGATGTCCTTGAACTTCTCCTCCGCTTCCTTCGTCTTGTTCAGGTCGGGATGGTATTTGCGCGCCAGCTTGCGGTACGCTTTGGTGATTTCGGCGTCGGTGGCGTCTTTGGAGACACCGAGGACCTTATAGAAATCCTTGCTCAGCCATTCATTCTCAGCCATGATGTGCCTCCTTTCGTGAGGTTTTCATGCAGTAAAAAGTACAGTTTTTCAAACTTTCAAACAGTTGTCGTTGAACCGTTGTTTCAGGTAATCGAAGGCCCCTCGTTTTTCAGAGGGGCCCGATTACTCGTCACATGCGTTTCGCGCGGATACGCGGATTGTGCGAATGCGCGATCAGTTCTGCGGAGAAGCCACGACCACACGGGCCGCGCGAATCACGCGGTCGCCGATGCGGTAGCCGGCTTCCACCACGGTGTCGACGGTTTCCTTCTCGGCATTCGGATCCGGCTTGTGCAGGATCGCGTCATGCTTCGTCGGGTCGAAATCCTCGCCCTTTTCGCCGAACTTCTCAACGCCGA encodes:
- a CDS encoding DnaJ C-terminal domain-containing protein, yielding MAENEWLSKDFYKVLGVSKDATDAEITKAYRKLARKYHPDLNKTKEAEEKFKDISEAYDVLSNKENRQKYDAIRQFGMGGARFAGGSGQGGFDAGAFSDIFGSMFGGGAGMGGNGSRIRFQTNGGGNPNLNDIFSMFGGGAGGPGAGSAYERYGADDYEQPQPENGEDRNSKIRLTFRQAVKGATVSLSADGKKFKTHIPAGVRDGQKIRLTGKGKPGRNGGKNGDLYLHITVAEDPKFTLRGRDIIMPLPITVSQAVNGAKVTATDIDGNEIAFKVPAGSSSGAEVRIAGKGVANPHENGDLVGRVEIRIPEHPNLVAKHAAKEFDKACGDFADELARER